In the genome of Spirochaetia bacterium, one region contains:
- the ugpC gene encoding sn-glycerol-3-phosphate ABC transporter ATP-binding protein UgpC, with protein MATVKLKNICKIYDGNVKAVDNVNIDIEDKEFVVLVGPSGCGKSTTLRMIAGLEDITSGELTIDDKIVNDVPPKDRDIAMVFQNYALYPHMTVYDNMAFGLKIRKFPKEDIDQRVREAAKILDIEELLDRKPKALSGGQRQRVAVGRAIVRQPKVFLFDEPLSNLDAKLRVQMRAEISGLHNRLQATMIYVTHDQVEALTMADKIVVMKFGVIQQIGKPLELYNEPDNKFVAGFIGSPPMNFINVKVEAKDDDIYINEGTFAIKVLPEQAKLLKPYIGKEITFGVRPEDVAFSKEPIENKTINGDISVVEPLGSETHVYVTTSKAQVIGKIDPEHTVKVNTKISLLPDLERSKFFDNETELVIR; from the coding sequence ATGGCAACTGTAAAACTCAAGAACATTTGTAAGATATACGATGGTAATGTCAAAGCTGTTGACAATGTAAACATCGATATTGAAGACAAAGAGTTCGTGGTCCTCGTAGGACCTTCCGGATGTGGTAAATCTACCACACTTCGTATGATTGCCGGATTGGAAGATATTACATCCGGTGAGTTGACTATTGATGACAAGATTGTCAACGATGTTCCCCCGAAAGACAGAGATATTGCAATGGTTTTCCAGAACTATGCACTCTATCCTCACATGACGGTCTATGACAACATGGCCTTCGGTCTTAAAATCCGAAAGTTCCCCAAAGAAGACATTGACCAGCGCGTAAGGGAAGCAGCAAAGATCCTTGATATCGAAGAACTGCTTGACAGAAAGCCGAAGGCACTTTCCGGTGGACAGAGACAGCGTGTAGCTGTCGGCCGTGCAATTGTCCGTCAGCCAAAGGTCTTCCTGTTTGATGAGCCCTTGTCAAACTTGGATGCGAAGCTACGTGTCCAGATGAGAGCAGAAATCTCAGGATTGCACAACAGGTTGCAGGCTACGATGATCTATGTTACCCATGACCAGGTTGAAGCACTGACCATGGCAGACAAGATTGTCGTCATGAAGTTCGGTGTCATCCAGCAGATCGGAAAACCGCTTGAACTCTACAATGAACCAGACAACAAGTTTGTTGCAGGCTTTATCGGATCACCACCGATGAACTTCATCAATGTAAAAGTTGAAGCAAAAGATGATGACATCTATATCAATGAAGGTACTTTTGCCATCAAGGTGCTTCCCGAACAAGCAAAGTTGCTGAAACCTTATATCGGCAAAGAAATCACGTTCGGTGTTCGTCCTGAGGATGTCGCATTCAGCAAGGAACCGATTGAAAACAAGACTATCAACGGCGATATTTCTGTTGTTGAACCTCTTGGCAGTGAAACCCACGTATATGTAACTACTTCCAAGGCACAGGTCATCGGTAAGATTGATCCTGAGCATACCGTGAAAGTAAACACCAAGATTTCACTTCTTCCTGACCTTGAAAGGTCAAAGTTCTTTGATAATGAGACAGAATTGGTAATCAGATAA
- a CDS encoding GNAT family N-acetyltransferase produces MTAIERKKEATTVLRQTGIAAHIDMLEAIKEPTSVILHCDAQGILIRYNGAYMLSVFALSAVRLFDKYLPLQGNGPIVVRQAFERQHLQDRGYKEEIRCVTAFYDGPQLSEADLPTFITFSKLVPDDLDFIWNYYHELATEAYLTDRLEKGVMTAVTSKGKKAGFIGIHQEGALGMLEILPEYRRKGYAAMLERHVMNQLIANGKIPYAHIKSDNEPSLALHRKLGFSFAKEEISWF; encoded by the coding sequence ATGACTGCCATTGAAAGAAAAAAAGAAGCAACTACAGTACTCAGACAAACCGGTATTGCTGCACATATCGATATGCTGGAAGCAATCAAAGAGCCAACATCAGTCATACTCCATTGCGATGCACAAGGCATACTCATCAGATACAACGGCGCCTACATGCTCAGTGTCTTTGCATTGTCCGCTGTCAGGCTATTTGACAAATACCTTCCACTCCAAGGTAATGGGCCTATTGTCGTAAGGCAGGCCTTTGAACGTCAGCACCTCCAGGACCGTGGCTATAAAGAAGAAATCCGTTGTGTTACGGCATTCTATGATGGGCCACAACTCAGTGAGGCTGATTTACCTACATTTATAACTTTCTCAAAACTAGTTCCCGATGATCTGGATTTCATATGGAACTATTATCATGAACTGGCAACGGAAGCTTACCTGACAGACAGGTTGGAAAAAGGTGTCATGACAGCTGTCACTTCCAAAGGTAAAAAGGCAGGCTTCATAGGAATCCATCAAGAAGGCGCACTTGGCATGCTGGAAATCTTACCAGAATACAGAAGAAAAGGCTATGCTGCCATGCTGGAACGTCATGTCATGAACCAGCTTATCGCAAATGGCAAAATTCCCTATGCTCATATCAAATCGGATAATGAACCTTCTCTGGCATTACATAGAAAATTAGGTTTTTCCTTTGCAAAGGAAGAAATAAGCTGGTTCTGA
- a CDS encoding aspartate kinase, which yields MVVCKFGGSSVADAGQLKKVKAILEADERRRIVIVSAPGKRSSDDIKVTDMLYACQKAVQSKGNCNQEFERVSQRYRQIMVELNLDTLSMEQALGEVLEKINAGEGADYAASRGEYLNAKLVAQYLGWTFIDAADVIELHADGTIAPKTWFNLQKALKPEGHYVLPGFYGMGEEQKVKTFSRGGSDISGAILARAVQAELYENWTDVAGCFNADPRYVKGAAPILKMTYREVRELSAIGASVFHEEAIAPVREAEIPINIRNTNDPAAPGTLITASRSMDGKPLVGVSAIGNYSRIIVSKLMLFKKPGTRHALLTMMHIYGIRPTLSLFGIDSIVWYFDSAMASDSVLDSLCARIKEEFQLDDASFERGFAIVGIVGQGIMTLPHIVDKASTALVQAGIPLKFVNYGASSLTMLLGVAEEDRKKAVQALFDEVFA from the coding sequence ATGGTCGTCTGTAAGTTCGGCGGTAGTTCGGTTGCCGATGCCGGGCAATTGAAAAAAGTCAAGGCAATACTTGAGGCGGATGAACGCCGGAGGATTGTCATTGTTTCGGCTCCGGGCAAACGGTCGAGTGATGATATCAAGGTTACTGATATGCTCTATGCCTGTCAAAAAGCCGTACAGTCCAAAGGGAACTGCAACCAAGAGTTTGAAAGGGTATCTCAGCGTTACCGTCAGATCATGGTTGAATTGAATCTTGATACCTTGTCCATGGAACAGGCACTTGGCGAAGTGCTTGAGAAAATCAATGCGGGGGAAGGTGCAGATTATGCCGCAAGCCGAGGTGAGTATCTCAATGCAAAACTGGTAGCCCAATATCTTGGCTGGACATTCATTGATGCCGCGGATGTCATTGAGCTTCATGCTGATGGTACGATTGCACCTAAGACATGGTTCAATTTGCAGAAGGCTCTGAAACCTGAAGGCCACTATGTCTTGCCCGGTTTCTATGGGATGGGAGAAGAGCAGAAGGTCAAGACATTCAGCAGAGGTGGTTCGGATATAAGCGGTGCGATCCTGGCAAGAGCCGTCCAGGCAGAATTATATGAAAACTGGACTGATGTAGCAGGATGTTTTAATGCTGATCCGCGTTACGTGAAAGGCGCTGCTCCGATTCTGAAAATGACCTACAGGGAAGTACGGGAACTTTCTGCCATAGGGGCCAGTGTTTTCCATGAGGAAGCCATAGCTCCTGTCAGAGAGGCTGAAATACCGATAAATATCCGTAATACCAATGATCCTGCTGCGCCGGGAACACTTATTACGGCTTCACGGAGTATGGATGGGAAACCATTGGTTGGTGTTTCTGCAATTGGCAACTACAGCAGGATCATTGTCAGCAAGCTGATGCTGTTCAAGAAGCCAGGGACCAGACACGCTCTGTTGACTATGATGCATATCTATGGTATCAGGCCAACTCTTTCCTTGTTCGGTATAGATTCGATTGTCTGGTACTTCGACAGTGCCATGGCCAGTGATAGTGTCTTGGATTCCCTTTGTGCCCGCATAAAGGAGGAATTCCAACTTGACGATGCATCTTTTGAAAGAGGTTTCGCTATCGTCGGTATCGTCGGGCAGGGAATAATGACATTGCCACATATTGTCGACAAGGCATCTACAGCTTTGGTTCAGGCAGGAATTCCACTGAAGTTTGTCAATTATGGAGCTTCCTCCCTGACGATGCTCCTCGGTGTAGCAGAGGAAGACAGAAAGAAAGCTGTGCAGGCTCTGTTTGATGAGGTCTTTGCTTGA
- a CDS encoding MFS transporter, giving the protein MKQLQQTVTKRKNHQATVILLCLTTLMSTIDTSIVTIGLPTIAGQLHADFPTVQWIMLSYMLALTSLIVGIGRIADIFGKKRLYAIGILLFIISSVLCGISTSVVQLIIFRTIQGIGGAILITLSFALAGDVLPKDKLENGMAAITAMLPIGFAIGPSVGGLLITWTGWRTIFFLNLPLGLVALLLFRYLPVLPIPTRGQALDLKGMLLLSFSLICYVLSITLAEKKGPCFGVLCLVIAAVAGIILFIHQEKTAKEPLIQLNVFHNIIFSASLGISVILYLVINGYGFIMPYYLEQAKGLTAAAAGSLMMAGPVGCAVLTPVSSIMSKRIGNIKVMELGMLMLVIGMIALSSLAEGTSLPLIVIELFFTNGSLAFFQTPNNAFIMSMAKPGQRGVISGLLNLSRTMGQASGTTIIGAFFFLFAQTPSIHTAPSENIVAGIHGAFIIAAGFAAGAFFLGLFAYNTKGKSKSIR; this is encoded by the coding sequence TTGAAACAACTACAACAGACTGTCACAAAAAGAAAAAATCATCAGGCAACTGTCATTCTTCTTTGTCTGACCACCCTGATGTCAACCATTGATACCAGCATAGTTACCATTGGATTACCGACGATAGCAGGGCAACTGCATGCTGATTTCCCGACTGTACAATGGATCATGCTCAGTTATATGCTGGCCCTGACTTCCCTTATTGTCGGCATAGGACGCATAGCTGACATATTCGGCAAGAAAAGGCTCTATGCCATCGGCATCCTGTTGTTCATTATCAGTTCAGTACTATGCGGAATTTCAACATCTGTCGTACAGCTGATTATCTTCCGTACCATCCAAGGCATCGGAGGAGCCATATTGATTACCCTGTCATTTGCCTTGGCTGGCGATGTTCTGCCAAAAGACAAATTGGAAAATGGTATGGCCGCAATAACAGCCATGCTCCCGATAGGCTTTGCCATCGGCCCCTCTGTCGGGGGGCTGCTGATTACATGGACTGGTTGGCGTACTATTTTCTTTCTGAACTTGCCATTGGGACTCGTCGCACTCTTGCTTTTCAGATATCTGCCGGTTCTGCCGATACCGACAAGAGGGCAGGCTCTAGATCTCAAGGGCATGCTGCTGCTCAGCTTCAGTCTGATATGCTATGTCCTCAGCATTACCTTGGCAGAAAAAAAAGGCCCTTGCTTCGGTGTCCTTTGCCTGGTTATAGCCGCAGTGGCAGGAATAATATTATTCATACATCAGGAAAAAACAGCAAAAGAACCTTTGATTCAGCTTAACGTCTTTCATAATATCATATTCAGTGCAAGCCTAGGTATCAGTGTAATCCTCTATCTGGTGATCAATGGCTATGGATTCATCATGCCGTACTACCTTGAGCAGGCAAAAGGACTGACAGCAGCTGCCGCAGGCAGCCTGATGATGGCAGGTCCGGTCGGATGTGCAGTACTTACACCAGTTTCCAGCATCATGTCAAAACGAATAGGCAATATAAAAGTCATGGAATTGGGTATGCTGATGCTGGTAATAGGCATGATCGCCCTGTCTTCTTTGGCTGAAGGGACATCACTTCCTCTCATTGTCATTGAACTCTTCTTTACAAACGGCAGCCTTGCTTTCTTTCAGACACCGAACAATGCTTTCATCATGTCAATGGCAAAGCCCGGACAGCGAGGAGTGATTTCCGGCCTTCTCAACCTTTCACGTACCATGGGGCAGGCTTCGGGAACTACAATCATAGGTGCATTTTTCTTTCTTTTTGCACAAACACCTTCAATACACACAGCTCCATCAGAAAATATCGTAGCAGGTATACACGGAGCATTCATCATAGCTGCAGGTTTTGCTGCAGGCGCATTTTTTCTCGGTCTGTTTGCCTATAATACAAAGGGAAAAAGTAAATCCATCAGATAA
- a CDS encoding ribonucleoside triphosphate reductase: MYKVTKRDGKVVDFDIKRISHAIEKAFEASGKNYNTNVIDLLALKVTADFENKISNDLIAVENIQDSVERVLVLAGYSEVAKAYILYRKQREKIRNMKSTILDYKDIVDNYLHLNDWRVKENSTVTYSVGGLILSNSGAITANYWLSEIYDDEISNAHRNADIHIHDLSMLTGYCAGWSLKQLITEGLGGVPGKITSKPAAHLSSLCNQMVNFLGIMQNEWAGAQAFSSFDTYLAPFIKVDDLSYKETKQCIESFIFGVNTPSRWGTQAPFTNVTIDWTCPDDLKKLPAIVGGKEMDFTYGDCQKEMDMVNKAFIEVFIEGDAVGRGFQYPIPTYSITRDFDWSDTENNRLLFEMTAKYGTPYFSNYINSDMKPSDVRSMCCRLRLDLRELRKKSGGFFGSGESTGSVGVVTINMPRIAYLSKDEKEFYTRLDHLMDIAARSLKTKRNIITKLLEEGLYPYTKRYLGTFKNHFSTIGLVGMNEACLNAKWLRCTIADDAGQSFAVNVLNHMRDRLSDYQEATGDLYNLEATPAESTAYRLAAHDRKQFPDIITASKDDSSPYYTNSTNLPVGYTSDVFEALEKQDQLHTLYTSGTVFHAFLGEKLSSWSDAALMVRKIASNFKLPYFTLSPTYSVCHEHGYIAGEHYTCPECGKETEVYSRITGYYRPVKNWNIGKAEEFKERKVYNFEQSVLDPKTREVKKKEQQITMVGSKDQTLLFVTPTCPNCKIAKRFLDGAGIQYETVDATVQKDLASQFGIMQAPSLVVVHEGEVSVYSDASAIKGFTEKVC, translated from the coding sequence ATGTATAAAGTAACGAAACGAGATGGTAAGGTCGTTGACTTTGATATCAAACGAATTTCTCATGCGATTGAAAAAGCGTTTGAAGCTTCAGGTAAAAACTATAACACCAATGTGATCGACCTTCTTGCCCTCAAAGTGACGGCTGATTTTGAAAATAAGATTTCCAATGACCTGATTGCGGTCGAAAATATTCAGGATTCTGTTGAAAGGGTGCTGGTCCTTGCTGGGTACTCTGAAGTTGCCAAGGCATATATTCTCTATCGTAAGCAGAGGGAGAAAATCAGGAACATGAAGTCGACTATCCTTGATTATAAGGATATCGTTGACAATTACCTGCATCTTAATGATTGGCGTGTCAAGGAAAACTCTACTGTTACCTATTCTGTCGGTGGACTTATTCTGTCCAACAGCGGAGCCATTACAGCCAACTATTGGCTTTCTGAAATCTATGATGATGAGATCAGCAATGCGCATCGCAATGCCGATATCCATATCCATGACCTTTCGATGCTTACCGGTTATTGCGCCGGTTGGTCTTTGAAGCAGCTGATCACTGAAGGATTGGGTGGGGTACCTGGCAAGATTACAAGCAAGCCGGCAGCGCATCTTTCTTCGTTGTGCAACCAGATGGTCAACTTTCTTGGCATCATGCAGAACGAATGGGCTGGCGCTCAGGCTTTCAGTTCCTTTGATACCTATCTTGCTCCGTTCATCAAGGTAGACGACCTTTCCTATAAGGAAACCAAGCAGTGCATCGAATCATTTATTTTCGGAGTCAATACACCGTCCCGTTGGGGTACGCAGGCACCTTTTACCAATGTGACCATTGACTGGACTTGTCCTGATGATTTGAAAAAGCTTCCGGCCATCGTAGGTGGTAAAGAGATGGATTTTACCTATGGAGACTGCCAGAAGGAAATGGATATGGTCAACAAGGCTTTCATTGAAGTATTCATTGAAGGCGATGCCGTAGGCAGAGGCTTCCAATATCCTATCCCGACTTATTCGATAACAAGGGATTTCGATTGGTCCGATACAGAGAACAACAGGTTGCTTTTTGAAATGACAGCCAAGTATGGTACTCCTTATTTCTCCAATTATATCAACAGTGACATGAAACCCAGTGATGTGCGTAGCATGTGTTGCCGTCTTCGCTTGGACCTGCGCGAGTTGAGGAAGAAAAGCGGAGGATTCTTTGGTAGTGGGGAATCTACTGGCAGTGTAGGCGTAGTAACGATCAATATGCCTAGGATTGCCTATCTTTCAAAAGATGAAAAAGAATTTTATACACGTCTTGATCATCTGATGGATATCGCTGCCCGGTCACTGAAAACCAAAAGAAATATCATTACAAAGTTGCTTGAGGAAGGATTGTATCCGTATACGAAACGATATCTTGGTACATTCAAGAACCATTTTTCGACAATCGGCTTGGTTGGCATGAATGAAGCTTGTCTCAATGCAAAATGGCTACGCTGTACTATTGCGGATGATGCAGGACAGAGCTTTGCCGTCAATGTACTCAACCATATGAGGGACAGGTTGTCTGATTACCAGGAGGCAACGGGAGATCTCTATAACCTGGAGGCTACTCCTGCCGAGTCAACGGCCTACAGGCTTGCCGCCCATGACAGGAAGCAGTTTCCTGATATCATTACTGCTTCCAAGGATGATAGCAGCCCATACTACACCAACAGCACCAATCTGCCGGTGGGGTATACATCTGATGTTTTTGAAGCTCTGGAAAAACAGGATCAGTTGCATACGCTTTATACGTCAGGTACTGTATTCCATGCATTCCTGGGAGAAAAGCTTTCTTCGTGGAGTGACGCGGCACTTATGGTCCGAAAGATTGCATCTAATTTCAAGTTGCCATATTTCACGCTTAGCCCGACTTATTCCGTCTGCCATGAGCACGGGTATATTGCCGGAGAGCATTACACATGCCCTGAGTGCGGTAAGGAGACGGAAGTCTACAGCAGGATTACCGGTTACTATCGTCCTGTAAAGAACTGGAACATCGGTAAGGCTGAAGAGTTCAAGGAAAGGAAAGTATATAATTTCGAGCAGAGTGTCCTTGATCCCAAGACAAGGGAAGTGAAGAAAAAGGAACAGCAGATTACCATGGTCGGCAGCAAAGACCAGACACTTCTGTTTGTAACTCCTACTTGCCCCAATTGCAAGATAGCCAAGCGTTTCCTTGATGGTGCCGGCATCCAGTATGAAACTGTTGATGCAACGGTCCAGAAGGACCTTGCTTCTCAATTCGGAATAATGCAGGCACCTTCGTTGGTTGTTGTCCATGAGGGAGAAGTTTCTGTTTACTCGGATGCATCTGCCATCAAGGGCTTTACCGAAAAGGTCTGTTGA
- a CDS encoding anaerobic ribonucleoside-triphosphate reductase activating protein produces MKFHGIVKATVLDYPGLMACTLFTGGCNFRCPFCQNASLVEDPSSQPVLDLDDLDVFLKSRIGLLDGVCITGGEPLIQQDIGAYCSYLKELGFKVKVDTNGSIPSRLAELLAGGNVDYVAMDIKSSPEKYAQATGLESFDVKPILESVDLLKHSTVQHEFRTTLVRELHTEKDIDAIGLWLGRGQHYFLQTFEDKGRNIVSGLHGFTKKEEENFQIRLKNYMDFVELRGV; encoded by the coding sequence ATGAAATTTCATGGAATCGTCAAGGCAACTGTATTGGACTATCCGGGATTGATGGCCTGTACGCTTTTTACCGGGGGCTGTAATTTCCGTTGTCCTTTTTGTCAGAATGCTTCTTTGGTGGAAGATCCGTCTTCCCAACCGGTCCTTGATCTTGATGATCTCGATGTTTTCCTGAAAAGCCGGATCGGCTTGCTTGATGGGGTTTGCATCACAGGGGGCGAGCCTCTGATCCAGCAGGATATCGGAGCATACTGTTCATATTTGAAGGAACTAGGTTTCAAGGTCAAGGTTGATACCAATGGTTCGATTCCTTCGCGGCTTGCAGAATTGCTTGCAGGAGGAAACGTAGATTATGTTGCCATGGATATCAAAAGCAGTCCTGAGAAATATGCACAGGCAACGGGACTGGAATCTTTTGACGTCAAACCGATTCTGGAAAGTGTCGATTTGCTGAAACATAGTACTGTCCAGCATGAATTCAGGACAACGCTTGTGAGGGAACTTCATACTGAAAAAGATATTGATGCAATCGGCCTGTGGCTTGGCAGAGGTCAGCATTATTTTCTTCAGACTTTCGAAGACAAGGGGCGGAACATAGTGTCAGGATTGCATGGTTTTACTAAGAAAGAAGAAGAAAACTTCCAGATTAGATTAAAAAATTATATGGATTTTGTTGAACTTCGGGGAGTGTGA
- a CDS encoding diaminopropionate ammonia-lyase, translating into MEHESDISWIINDHVEQDNSRAKELFPLSAARLARRLHSEIPDYSMTRLAALPNLSRMLQVEGIYVKDEGQRMGLNSFKVMGGSFALFRYLQRKLGLTDDELSFNILTSPKTKKKLGTITFASATDGNHGKGIAWAARLLGHRCVIYVHSQTSQNRIDAIKQYGAEVKVIPGNYDHAVRTCGIDAKKYGWEVISDTSWKGYTVIPTQIMQGYNTMLLEAQEQFSGQGISLPTHVFIQAGVGALAASVIGFYTGLCAPENRPKFVVVEPSQAACIFASAQADDGKPHTIDGSLSTIMAGLACGEPSPVAWDILKRYTHAFLSVPDYVAARGMRIMAVPLKGDPMIISGESGAVTLGALYQLLTLPGNEQLKQYLGLGKDSRILIINTEGNTDPTSFRQIIWDGQDPVPKEYVTRH; encoded by the coding sequence ATGGAACATGAATCAGACATAAGTTGGATCATCAATGACCACGTAGAACAAGACAACTCACGGGCAAAGGAGCTGTTTCCCCTCTCTGCCGCTAGACTAGCAAGAAGACTTCACAGCGAGATACCGGATTATAGCATGACCAGACTTGCCGCACTGCCGAATCTTTCAAGAATGCTGCAAGTAGAGGGCATATACGTCAAGGATGAAGGGCAAAGGATGGGACTAAACAGCTTCAAGGTAATGGGTGGCAGCTTTGCATTGTTCCGCTACCTGCAGCGCAAGCTGGGGCTTACAGATGATGAACTCAGTTTCAATATACTTACCAGTCCGAAAACAAAGAAAAAGCTAGGAACCATTACTTTTGCCAGTGCAACAGACGGCAATCACGGCAAAGGCATTGCATGGGCTGCAAGATTATTGGGACACCGTTGTGTCATCTATGTACACAGTCAGACCAGCCAGAACAGAATCGATGCCATCAAGCAGTACGGGGCTGAAGTAAAGGTAATTCCTGGGAACTATGACCATGCAGTCCGCACATGCGGCATTGACGCCAAGAAATATGGTTGGGAAGTAATCAGTGACACAAGCTGGAAAGGCTATACCGTCATTCCGACACAAATCATGCAGGGATACAACACCATGTTGCTGGAAGCACAGGAACAGTTCAGCGGACAGGGAATTTCACTGCCGACCCATGTCTTTATACAGGCAGGGGTAGGAGCGCTGGCCGCATCAGTCATCGGATTCTATACAGGGCTCTGTGCTCCGGAAAACAGACCTAAGTTCGTCGTTGTCGAACCAAGCCAGGCAGCCTGTATATTTGCAAGTGCGCAGGCAGATGATGGGAAACCCCATACCATAGATGGTTCTCTGTCGACCATCATGGCAGGTCTTGCCTGCGGTGAGCCAAGTCCGGTCGCTTGGGACATATTGAAACGTTATACTCATGCATTTCTTTCGGTACCTGATTATGTTGCAGCCAGAGGCATGAGGATCATGGCAGTTCCACTCAAGGGGGATCCCATGATCATCAGCGGTGAATCCGGTGCCGTCACCCTGGGAGCACTCTATCAGCTGCTCACGCTTCCCGGCAACGAACAGTTGAAGCAATACCTTGGATTGGGAAAAGACAGCAGGATACTGATCATCAATACAGAAGGCAATACAGATCCTACAAGTTTCAGACAGATTATCTGGGATGGACAAGACCCTGTGCCAAAAGAATATGTAACAAGACATTGA
- a CDS encoding VanZ family protein codes for MMKSRTITKMFRVLSVLLAFLLMYLSLARHPEGESLVKFFPLQDKGAHAFAYAAFGFSLFFAFNGKSRQFSWRPFLQTLLLGAVFGYTMEIIQGFVGRDYDLLDLLADCIGIVSGILISLAILYLYRHFFCPEN; via the coding sequence ATGATGAAGTCTAGGACCATCACCAAAATGTTTCGCGTATTGTCAGTGCTGCTGGCATTTTTACTTATGTACCTCAGCCTTGCCCGACATCCTGAAGGGGAATCATTGGTGAAGTTTTTCCCCTTGCAGGATAAGGGAGCCCATGCTTTTGCCTATGCAGCTTTTGGTTTCAGTCTTTTCTTTGCTTTCAATGGAAAATCAAGGCAGTTTTCCTGGCGTCCTTTCCTGCAGACTTTGCTTCTGGGTGCTGTGTTCGGATATACCATGGAAATCATACAGGGGTTTGTAGGCCGGGATTATGATCTGCTTGATTTGCTTGCCGATTGTATCGGCATAGTATCAGGGATCCTGATATCACTTGCCATTTTATATCTATATCGCCATTTTTTCTGCCCTGAAAATTGA
- a CDS encoding TIGR01212 family radical SAM protein (This family includes YhcC from E. coli K-12, an uncharacterized radical SAM protein.), giving the protein MKERPWRTYSSYLKETYGYKVYRVGIDGGFSCPNRDKDRKGGCFFCDATGARAAYQRKEEGKWAAAGNFRNEIASVRPRMQFDLPMRIDSLRQQIESGMHFVRRRYGAERFSLYFQAWTNTYAPVTELKAIYDAALSCGQFLEFIVSTRPDCLEEEVVDLLASYGGIVAQVWVEVGLQSANDVTLSRIHRGHDVDCYVQAVKRLHAKGIKVCTHVINGLPGENTEDYRRTAALVNAVGSEAIKIHNLDIAGGTEFHREYLEGELTVPARRRIMENCIIMLRHLDPRIVVQRMLCETPVHRLVAPRGIGDKEKFLRDLASLMYERGYVQGDLYDEV; this is encoded by the coding sequence ATGAAAGAAAGACCCTGGCGAACCTATAGCAGCTACCTGAAGGAGACTTATGGTTACAAGGTATACAGAGTAGGTATTGATGGCGGATTTTCCTGTCCGAACAGGGATAAGGATAGAAAAGGTGGCTGTTTTTTCTGTGATGCGACAGGTGCAAGAGCGGCTTATCAAAGAAAAGAAGAAGGTAAATGGGCCGCTGCCGGAAATTTCCGTAATGAAATTGCATCGGTACGACCAAGGATGCAGTTTGATTTGCCGATGCGAATTGACAGTTTGAGGCAACAGATAGAAAGTGGCATGCATTTTGTCAGAAGACGATATGGTGCAGAACGTTTTTCCCTATATTTTCAGGCTTGGACGAATACCTATGCGCCGGTAACAGAGCTGAAGGCTATCTATGATGCTGCACTTTCCTGCGGGCAGTTCTTGGAATTCATTGTTTCTACCCGTCCCGATTGCCTGGAAGAAGAGGTGGTTGACCTTTTGGCTTCCTACGGCGGTATTGTTGCACAGGTCTGGGTGGAAGTCGGCCTGCAGAGCGCCAATGATGTGACTTTGTCCCGGATACACAGAGGTCACGATGTAGATTGCTACGTTCAGGCTGTCAAAAGATTGCATGCAAAGGGCATAAAGGTGTGTACCCATGTGATCAACGGGCTGCCTGGGGAAAATACCGAGGACTATCGTAGGACTGCTGCCTTGGTAAATGCAGTCGGAAGCGAAGCTATCAAGATCCATAACCTTGACATTGCCGGCGGAACGGAATTCCATAGAGAGTATCTTGAAGGAGAACTTACCGTTCCTGCAAGGCGCAGGATCATGGAGAATTGCATCATTATGCTTAGGCATCTTGATCCTAGGATAGTGGTTCAGAGAATGCTGTGTGAAACGCCTGTGCATCGGCTGGTTGCTCCCAGAGGAATCGGTGACAAGGAAAAATTCCTGCGGGATCTTGCTTCTCTGATGTATGAAAGGGGATATGTACAGGGAGACCTTTATGATGAAGTCTAG